The genomic DNA TATGTGTTACTTAAAATGATCCCTGCGTCAATTTCTTTTAAATCTTCAGGTGACATTGTTTTCACTGTTGCAAGGGTTCCAACTGGCATGAAGGCAGGTGTATCAAAGGAACCGTGCGGTGTATAAACACGACCAAGGCGTGCGCCAGTCTGTTTACACTTTTTAATTAATTCATAACGAATCGCACTCAAAGTTGTTGACTCCTTTCAAAGCTTGGAAATTAATTTATTTTTTTAAGTTATTTAATTAGCATTGCATCACCAAAGCTGAAAAAGCGATACTTTTCCATGACAGCTGTTCTATATGCGTGTAAAATAGCTTCCCGGCCAGCAAGAGCACTTACTAACATAATAAGGGTTGATTTCGGTAAATGGAAATTTGTTATCATACCATCAATCGCCTTAAATTGATAACCAGGAAAAATAAAAATATCTGTCCAGCCGCTTTCTCCTTTAAACATACCGTTATTTGCAGAAGCGATCGTTTCAAGAGTGCGGGTTGACGTTGTACCTACTGTAATAATTTTTCCACCTTGTTCACGTACATCATTTAAAAGCTGAGCCGTTCTTTCTGAAATATGATAATACTCAGAGTGCATTTCATGATCAGCGATATTTTCTACATTAACTGGTCTAAATGTACCGAGTCCTACATGAAGAGTAATAAAAGCAAGATGAATGCCAGCTTCTTTAAGCTGGTTCAGTAATTCCTCAGTAAAATGAAGCCCTGCAGTAGGCGCAGCAGCTGATCCTTCATGACGAGCAAAAACAGTTTGATAACGTTCTTTACTATCCAGTTGTTCTTTAATATATGGAGGTAGGGGCATTTCCCCTAATTCATCTAATATTTCATAAAAAATCCCATTATATTGAAAGTCAAGAATTCTTCCTCCATGTTCGTTTTCACCAACACATACTGCAGATAAAATTCCGTTTCCGAAGATGATTTTTGTTCCGATTTTAACTCTCTTTGCTGGTTTAACGAGTGTTTCCCATCGATCGCCATCACATTGTTTTAATAAAAGGACTTCGATTTTTGCACCTGTACCGCTTTTTATCCCAAAGAGCCTGGCGGGTAAAACACGAGTATCATTTAAAACGAGGCAATCACCCTTTTGCAAATATGACCCGATATTTTTAAAAATGTCATGAGTGAGCATTCCCGTTTCTTTATTTAATACCATAAGTCGGCTATCAGTTCGGTTTTCTAATGGTGTTTGGGCAATCAATTCCTCTGGTAAATGAAAATCAAATAAGTCTACTTTCATGATCTCACCTTTCTATTTATCCCAAATAACCCGCTAGCGAAAGCGGCTAAAAAAATAAAGAACAACAGATAATATAACGCTTAAAAGGATAGATGTCACAATCGGAAAGTAAAATGTCGTATTTCCCTTTTTTATCACAATATCTCCAGGAAGTTTTCCGATGTTAATAAATTGCATGAGAAAGCCAATTAAAAAAATGATACCTCCAATAATCATGAACAGCTTTGACATACCTGTCACTCTTTAGGGCACCTCCATGTGGAAATGTTGATAGACTAGCTCTGTGACGATTCTTCCCCGTGGTGTTCTTTGTAAAAAGCCAATCTGCAATAAATAAGGTTCATATACATCTTCAATTGTATGTGCTTCTTCCCCAATTGTTGCTGATATCGTCTCGAGCCCAACTGGCCCTCCCCGAAATTTCTCAATAATCCCTTTAAGTAATTTATGATCAATATGATCTAAACCTAAACGGTCAACTTGTAACTTTTCGAGTGCTTGATTAGCTGCGATAATGTCAATGGTTCCATCCCCATTAACTTGTGCAAAATCACGCACTCTTCTTAAAAGACGATTAGCTATTCTTGGAGTTCCCCTAGACCTTCTTGCAATCTCTGTTGCTGCAGAAAGTTCGATTTGTGTACTTAATACTTCAGAGGTTCTAATCACTATTTCTGTTAACTGTTCCACATCGTAAAATTCAAGCCGGCTTAGGACACCAAAGCGATCACGCAACGGGGCTGATATTGCACCTGCTCTTGTTGTAGCACCTACGAGAGTAAATGGCGGCAAGTCTAAGCGAATTGACCTTGCACTATCCCCACTCCCTACAACAATATCAAGACAAAAATCTTCCATTGCTGGATAC from Bacillus aquiflavi includes the following:
- the queA gene encoding tRNA preQ1(34) S-adenosylmethionine ribosyltransferase-isomerase QueA, with product MKVDLFDFHLPEELIAQTPLENRTDSRLMVLNKETGMLTHDIFKNIGSYLQKGDCLVLNDTRVLPARLFGIKSGTGAKIEVLLLKQCDGDRWETLVKPAKRVKIGTKIIFGNGILSAVCVGENEHGGRILDFQYNGIFYEILDELGEMPLPPYIKEQLDSKERYQTVFARHEGSAAAPTAGLHFTEELLNQLKEAGIHLAFITLHVGLGTFRPVNVENIADHEMHSEYYHISERTAQLLNDVREQGGKIITVGTTSTRTLETIASANNGMFKGESGWTDIFIFPGYQFKAIDGMITNFHLPKSTLIMLVSALAGREAILHAYRTAVMEKYRFFSFGDAMLIK
- a CDS encoding DUF2905 domain-containing protein codes for the protein MTGMSKLFMIIGGIIFLIGFLMQFINIGKLPGDIVIKKGNTTFYFPIVTSILLSVILSVVLYFFSRFR
- the ruvB gene encoding Holliday junction branch migration DNA helicase RuvB; the encoded protein is MEERIISNEADNQDITFEQSLRPQTLRQYIGQTKVKENLEVFIKAAKLRQESLDHVLLYGPPGLGKTTLATIISHEMGVSIRTTSGPAIERPGDLAAILTALEPGDVLFIDEIHRLPRAIEEVLYPAMEDFCLDIVVGSGDSARSIRLDLPPFTLVGATTRAGAISAPLRDRFGVLSRLEFYDVEQLTEIVIRTSEVLSTQIELSAATEIARRSRGTPRIANRLLRRVRDFAQVNGDGTIDIIAANQALEKLQVDRLGLDHIDHKLLKGIIEKFRGGPVGLETISATIGEEAHTIEDVYEPYLLQIGFLQRTPRGRIVTELVYQHFHMEVP